A genomic window from Candidatus Nealsonbacteria bacterium includes:
- a CDS encoding methyltransferase domain-containing protein produces the protein MDEKYAEYLLVEGRKGYDVISKEFSDSRAFLWEELIPLARYIEPGDKVLDLGCGNGRLFGLLREKNINYAGVDSSEELIKIAKEKYPEEASRFSIAEALNLSFPDNSFDKIYCIAVLHHIPSDNFRLKFLEEAKRVLKNKGLLILTVWNLWSKKETFWFLLKYTILRFFGKSKLDQKDILYLWKGSQEKKRAERYFHCFDKKELEGLAKKSGFHVRDSGFFSRGKNKKANIYLVVEK, from the coding sequence ATCCAAGGAATTTTCCGATTCCCGAGCTTTTTTGTGGGAAGAATTGATTCCCTTGGCAAGATACATTGAGCCCGGAGACAAGGTTTTGGATTTGGGTTGCGGCAATGGCCGGCTTTTCGGATTGTTAAGAGAAAAAAACATAAACTATGCCGGGGTGGACAGTTCCGAAGAGCTTATTAAAATTGCCAAGGAAAAATATCCGGAAGAAGCTTCCAGGTTTTCGATAGCCGAAGCCTTAAATTTGTCTTTTCCCGATAATTCTTTTGATAAAATTTATTGTATCGCTGTTTTACATCATATTCCGTCCGATAACTTTCGCTTAAAATTTTTAGAGGAAGCAAAAAGAGTTTTAAAAAATAAAGGACTTTTAATTTTAACGGTTTGGAATCTTTGGAGCAAAAAGGAAACCTTCTGGTTTTTATTAAAGTATACAATTTTAAGATTTTTTGGAAAGTCAAAATTAGATCAAAAAGATATTCTTTATCTCTGGAAGGGGTCTCAAGAAAAAAAGAGAGCTGAGCGTTATTTCCATTGTTTTGACAAAAAGGAGCTGGAAGGTTTAGCTAAAAAGTCCGGTTTTCACGTGAGAGACTCGGGATTTTTTTCCAGAGGCAAAAACAAGAAAGCCAATATTTATTTGGTAGTTGAAAAATAA